The sequence below is a genomic window from Chryseobacterium foetidum.
CAAAAGAAGAATTGCCAAGAGTTTTGGTGGGTGGCGAACAGTGTACACAGCCTTATAATGCGTCATTGTTTAATATTTCAGCGATGAGTTTTGGTGCATTGAGCGACAGAGCACAGATTTCGTTAAACAGAGGAGCTAAAAAAGGAAATTTCTACCACAATACTGGTGAAGGTGGGATTTCTCCGCATCATTTGGAGGGTGGAGATTTATGCTGGCAAATCGGAACGGGGTATTTCGGTTGCAGAGATGAGGAAGGTAACTTTAATCCGGAATTATTTACAAAATATGCAACGCTCCCGAATGTCAAAATGGTTGAAATTAAATTATCCCAAGGCGCAAAGCCCGGTCACGGAGGCGTTTTGCCTGGCGTAAAAAATACTCCGGAAATTGCAAAAATCCGTCACGTACAACCGGGAATGACTATTATTTCGCCACCATCTCATTCCTCTTTTTCTGATGCGGCAGGTCTGCTAAATTTTGTACAGCATTTAAGAGAGCTTTCAGGCGGAAAACCTGTTGGTTTCAAACTGTGCATCGGCGATACCAAAGAGTTTGAAGACATTTGTGTTCAGATGAACGTTTTACAGATTTATCCCGATTTCATCACTGTTGATGGGGCAGAAGGAGGGACAGGAGCGGCGCCACCGGAATTTTCCGATGGAGTAGGAATGCCTCTAGAACCTGCATTGATTTTCGTCAACAGAACACTTAAAAACTATCATTTAAGAGAAAAATTAAGAGTCATTGCCAGCGGAAAAGTGCTCACGAGTTTAGATATCCTGAGAGCGGTCGCAATGGGAGCAGACATGTGCAATAACGCAAGGGGATTTATGTTTTCTTTGGGTTGCATTCAGGCGTTGAGGTGTAATAACAACAACTGCCCGACGGGTGTTGCTACGCAGGATAAAATGTTAATCAAAGGTCTTGATGTCACAGACAAAGCCGAGAGAGTATATCATTTCCACAAAAATACGCTGCACACATGTAACGAATTAATCGCTGCTGCAGGCAGAGAATCTTACGAAGAAGTTGATGCCACAATGTTTATGAGAGGAGATGAGTTTGAGCACCTTTCAGACCATTATTTCCCTGATATTTTAGGGAATGTTAGAAAATAAAAGATTTCAATTCAAAATTTTTATGCGCCTTTTTCCACCCGAATTTATCCTGAGTTTTGTCGAAGGATTCCCGCTTTTTTGTGCCTTTGCTTTCCCATTGCTTACAAAAAGAGTTCCATTCAGGTCGGGGCGTGCGGGATTCGCTTTCAGATTTAATTAAAAAAAATGCTTCGTCACAAACGAAGCATTTTTTCTTTAATAATATATTTTCTGAAATTTAATCCTGAGTAGCCATGTTTCTTGGCGTAGATTTATATACCTGAAGATTAAAGATAAATGTTGTATTTCTAAAAGGCGAAGAATACTGTGTTCCGAAATTAAAGTGCTCATCTCTGGCATAAGCTGCTTTTGAAGGAACAATAATCACTCCTTGAAGATTGTAATTTTCAGAATCTGCCTGGTCAAAAGCTTTAAATTTTCTGATAGCTTCCTGAAAACCTTCCATTTCATAATAGCTTCTCTGCTTGGCTGCATCTGTAGTAGCTTTTCCAAGAGTAGAATTTTTCACATAATAAAAAATAGGATCTGAAACAGGATTTCCTGTCTCATCAAGGGGAGAAAATCCTGAGAAATTAGAACTGGTAAGAAATGATGTATTTCCGTCAGTATTTCCTGCTAAATAAGCTTTAGCTCTCATCATAATTCTCATCACATCTGTATCACCGATTGCAGTTCCTGGATTAGGCTGTCCTGTAGCTCTTATAATATAAATGGCTCCTGATGGCGTTGTCTGAGGATTGAGATCCTTTAACTTTGTTTCATTATCATCTGCAGAATCGGTACTGCTGAATGGTTTTATATTTCCTTTGGCATCAAGATAGTTATTTTCCATAAACTTCTGAATCGCCTCGTTGTCGTAGGTATTTTGAAGGTTAATGTCTTCAGGTTCTTTATAAGTTTCTACTTCATCGTCTTTTTTACATGCTGAAAAACAAAGTGATCCGGCGAGTACATACAAAAATATTTTCTTCATTTTAAAAACTTTACTTACTTTACAAATAATTATCGACAAAAGTATAAAAAAAAATATGAGAATAGATAAATTTTTGTGGAGTATTCGGTTTTATAAGACAAGAACAGTTTCTACAGATGAGATAAAGAAAAACAGAGTAACCATTGGAGGCTCTGTAGTTAAGTCTTCAAAAGAGGTAAAAGAGGGTGATGTCATTCAGATCCGGAAAAACCAGATTGATTATAAAATTAAAGTTTTACAGATCCCTACAGGCAGAATGGGAGCTAAATTGGTTCCTCTGCACATTAAAGACATCACAGATAAAGAACAGATTGAGTTGCTCAAGCTTCGCCGTGAATCTCAAAACTATTACAGAGGAAAAGGCGAGGGCAGGCCTACCAAAAAAGACCGCCGTGACATTGATGATTATTCCGGGAATGACATCGATCCGGATTTTACAGACTGGGATGATTTCTTCGGCGAATCTGATTCTGAAGATAAAAATGAAGATTAAATTAGAAAACTTTACCTCACAGGTAAAGTTTTTCTTTTATTTCCGAAACAATGTCTTCAGGATTTCTACCATCGGTACTGATCATAAACTGGGATTTTGAATAAAAAGCATTTCTCTCAAACAGATGCTTCGCAATAAACTCAGGTAAATCTTCTTCCGGAATTTTCGCCACTAAAGGTCTTTTGTCTTTTTGTTTTGATAATCTTGCGACCAATGTACTGATATTTGCCCTCAGAAATATACTTTTAGAATTCAGGTTGATAATTTCCATATTATTGTAATAAGCCGGAGTGCCGCCACCAAGGCTCAAAACGATGTTGTCGTCGCTTACCAGAATTTCTTCCAACACTTCCCTTTCTGTCTTTCTAAAGAAAATTTCTCCTTTTTTTTCGAAGATTTCGGGTATTGTCATTTTTAAACGCTTAGAAATCTCTCTGTCGAGGTCTAAAAGTGTAAAATTTATTTCGTCGCTTAAGATTTTGGAAATGTGAGATTTGCCGCTCCCCATGTATCCGACCAGTGAAATTATCATGAAATTATTTTAAACAAATTTGCAAAAAAGTTTTGAGATAACGAAAAAAGCTATATCTTTGCACCACTTAAAACGGAAGACGTTACAACAACGAAAAACGTTACACAATAAGTGACCGACTCGGTAGCTCAGCTGGTAGAGCAATACACTTTTAATGTATGGGTCCTGGGTTCGAATCCCAGCCGGGTCACTAGCAAAAATGAATTACTTTTCTGTAATTTTTTTGCCTGCGTGGTGAAATTGGTAGACACGCCATCTTGAGGGGGTGGTTTCCTAAGGATGTGCTGGTTCGAGTCCAGTCGCAGGCACAAGCAAAAAAAATGTTTGTTAACTTGTAAGTTTTATAAAATTAATTATATATTTACGGCGTTAATATTACGTGACCGACTCGGTAGCTCAGCTGGTAGAGCAATACACTTTTAATGTATGGGTCCTGGGTTCGAATCCCAGCCGGGTCACGAGTTTACTGAAAAGTAAATTTTTTTCATATTAATATTTTGTGATTTGGTGTTTCAAAGGCTTCTTTCCAGAAGCCTTTGATTTTTTATTTCATCGGGAGATTGTCAATTAACCTTACTCCGTCTACAACGACAACAATAAATGCTCTGTAATCTCTGTCTGCATAAAAGAATTCTGCTTCTTTCAGATTTTTTTCATCGGCAATCAGAAAATACTCAAGCTGCATATTTTGCTGGTCATCAAAAATATCTTTTACCTTATGTTTGATAATTTCATAAGAATCTTCTTTAAACCAGGTCTGCACCTTTTTTAAAGTTTGATAAATTACCTTTGATGCTTCTCTTCTGGCTTCAGGCAGTCTTTGATTTCTGGAGCTTAATGCCAAGCCGTTTTCTGCTCTGTAAGTGGGAACTCCCACAATTTTTACCGGAAGATTCTGCATTTCAACCATTTTTTTAATAATGGCAAGCTGTTGAAAATCTTTTTCACCAAAATACGCACAATCCGGTTTTACCTGTCTGAAAAGTTCTTCCACTACAGTTCCCACGCCATCAAAATGCCCGGGACGTGATTTTCCTTCCATTTCATTTTCCAGTCCTCCAAAATCATAGCTTTTACTTTTCGCCTGCTCAGGATAGATATCTGAAACTTCAGGGATGTAAACAGCATCAACCAAACCGGAGTTTTTCAGAATATTGATATCCCTTTCTGTATCTCTCGGATATTTTACCAGATCTTCCTGATTGTTAAACTGGGTAGGGTTTACAAATATTGAGGAGATGACGAGATCATTATCTTTACGTGCTTCTTTATATAAGGAAAGATGCCCGTCATGCAATGCTCCCATCGTTGGAGCAAAACCAATCCGCTTTCCCATTTCCCTCTGTCTCTCTATAAAATCCTGAAGAATTTTTCTGCTTTTTAAAACTTCCATATTACTTTAATAGTTTATTCAAAAATAATAAATATTGGTGTAATTGAGATCATTTGTTGAAAGGATAAGTGGTCTTTTATCGTAAAAAAATGTTAATTAAAATAATGTTGAATGTTTTTTCGTAATTTTGCACCTTATAGCATTTTTAAATATAGAAAAGAATTTATGCCCAATCAGAAAATACTGTACATTACCACAGAGATGTACCCTTATCAGGAAGATACAAATTTAGCTTCGGTGGTAAACAAAATGGCGCTTAAAATGCACAATGAAGGCAATGATGTAAGAGTTTTTATGCCAAGATTTGGACAGATAAGTGAAAGGAAATTTCAACTGCACGAGGTGATCCGCCTTTCCGGGATGAATATAATTATTAATGATCTTGATCAGCCACTAATCATCAAGGTAGCTTCTTTACCGGGAGAAAGGCTTCAGGTTTATTTTATTGATAACGAAGAATATTT
It includes:
- a CDS encoding FMN-binding glutamate synthase family protein codes for the protein MRDKFLSWGLALVIATWVVALLIKAHYWIPIFLTAVYALGVYNTYQTKHAILRNFPVLGYFRYFFEGISPEMQQYFIERETDGKPFPRNQRSAVYRRSKNLSDTVPFGTQLEVNHRKYEGIKHSIYAKSPKEELPRVLVGGEQCTQPYNASLFNISAMSFGALSDRAQISLNRGAKKGNFYHNTGEGGISPHHLEGGDLCWQIGTGYFGCRDEEGNFNPELFTKYATLPNVKMVEIKLSQGAKPGHGGVLPGVKNTPEIAKIRHVQPGMTIISPPSHSSFSDAAGLLNFVQHLRELSGGKPVGFKLCIGDTKEFEDICVQMNVLQIYPDFITVDGAEGGTGAAPPEFSDGVGMPLEPALIFVNRTLKNYHLREKLRVIASGKVLTSLDILRAVAMGADMCNNARGFMFSLGCIQALRCNNNNCPTGVATQDKMLIKGLDVTDKAERVYHFHKNTLHTCNELIAAAGRESYEEVDATMFMRGDEFEHLSDHYFPDILGNVRK
- a CDS encoding shikimate kinase → MIISLVGYMGSGKSHISKILSDEINFTLLDLDREISKRLKMTIPEIFEKKGEIFFRKTEREVLEEILVSDDNIVLSLGGGTPAYYNNMEIINLNSKSIFLRANISTLVARLSKQKDKRPLVAKIPEEDLPEFIAKHLFERNAFYSKSQFMISTDGRNPEDIVSEIKEKLYL
- the panC gene encoding pantoate--beta-alanine ligase — its product is MEVLKSRKILQDFIERQREMGKRIGFAPTMGALHDGHLSLYKEARKDNDLVISSIFVNPTQFNNQEDLVKYPRDTERDINILKNSGLVDAVYIPEVSDIYPEQAKSKSYDFGGLENEMEGKSRPGHFDGVGTVVEELFRQVKPDCAYFGEKDFQQLAIIKKMVEMQNLPVKIVGVPTYRAENGLALSSRNQRLPEARREASKVIYQTLKKVQTWFKEDSYEIIKHKVKDIFDDQQNMQLEYFLIADEKNLKEAEFFYADRDYRAFIVVVVDGVRLIDNLPMK
- a CDS encoding RNA-binding S4 domain-containing protein; this translates as MRIDKFLWSIRFYKTRTVSTDEIKKNRVTIGGSVVKSSKEVKEGDVIQIRKNQIDYKIKVLQIPTGRMGAKLVPLHIKDITDKEQIELLKLRRESQNYYRGKGEGRPTKKDRRDIDDYSGNDIDPDFTDWDDFFGESDSEDKNED